The Micromonospora siamensis genome contains the following window.
CAGATCCTCCACCGCGTCCGGGCCGGTGACCACGGTGCCGAACCGCACCGGCAGCACCGGTGCGACGGCCGCGGTCCCGTCCAGCAGCGTCTGGTACGCGGTCAGGTCGGCGGGCCGGCCCATAGGCTGCTCCAGCCCCACCTCGCTGACCAGGGCCGCGAGCTCCCCGTGCCGTACCGCGGTGATCTCTCCCGGCGGGTCGCCGACCCCGGCGGCATCCGGGGTCGGCTCCACGTCGGACGGCACGATGCCGTAGATGAACAGTCCGGTCTCGTCCGCCATGTCAGCGCTCCCCGTCCCGGCGGCGGCGGGGCCGGTCACGGACCGCCCCGGTGGTGTCGGCGGCCGTGTCGCCGACCGTCCGGCCGAGCTCACCGGCGGTCCGGCTGGCCTCCCGGGTGACCCCGCCGGCAACGCCGCCCACCTCCCGGGCCACCCCGCCGACCTCGCCCACCGTGTCGCCGAGCCCCGAGGTGACCTCGCGGGCCGCACCGGTCACGTCGCCCAGCAGCCCGGAGAGTGGGCCACCCTCCTTGGGTTGGATGTCCAGCCGGTCGGTCATCTCGGCGAACTTCAGGTACGTCTCGATGCTCGCCACCACCACCCGCGCGTTGATCTCCAACAGCGGGATGCCGACCACTCCGATGGTGACCTGGGCGTCGATCACGACCCCCTTGTCGAGGACGGTCTCCACGACGTCGGCGAGCCCGCCGGCACCGCCCTTCTCCAAAGCGCCACCGGCCTGGCCACCGCCCGACGTCACGACGCTCATTCGTCACGCTCCTCGCGGCGACGGCGGACCACCGGCCGGCGGGGCGCCTCGGGGGCGCGTCGGGCCGTCGGGCGGGGCCGCTGCGGCTCCTCCCGCTGCTCGCGGGACTCCCGCTCGGGGCGGGGCTGGGCGCGGCGGGCGCGCTCCGGCTGCCGGCGGCGCGGCGCGGGCTGCTCCTCGTCGTACCCCTCGTCGTAGTCCTCGCCCTCGTCGTAGGCGTCGTACTCCTCTTCCTCCTCGGTCGGGCGGCGGCGCTGCGGCGGCCGGCGGCGGCCCCGCTCGGCGGGCCGGCGCTCCTCCTCCTGCTCGGGCTGCTCCTCGCCCTCCTCGGGCTCCTCCGCCTCGCCCTGCTCGGCCT
Protein-coding sequences here:
- the gvpJ gene encoding gas vesicle protein GvpJ, coding for MSVVTSGGGQAGGALEKGGAGGLADVVETVLDKGVVIDAQVTIGVVGIPLLEINARVVVASIETYLKFAEMTDRLDIQPKEGGPLSGLLGDVTGAAREVTSGLGDTVGEVGGVAREVGGVAGGVTREASRTAGELGRTVGDTAADTTGAVRDRPRRRRDGER